The Mercurialis annua linkage group LG7, ddMerAnnu1.2, whole genome shotgun sequence genome includes the window ACTCATAACTGCCCTAACACTCTCTCTAATCTCATTTTATTAAACCAAATCATCAAATTTTAATCTTAAAATCTCCTAATTTTAGCCATTGAGCTGTTTGAAATTAAAATCTTCATCTCCCCCTTTTAAAAAATGGTTTCTCCAGAAAATTCGAAGTCCAAACACGCTTCCATGGCTAAAACTAATTCTAATAAATCTTGCTTCAGTGACTCTTTAATCTATCTGGGCGGCGCTCTTCTCTCTTTTTTACTCCTCTGGTCTCTCTGGTCTTACACCTCTCCGTCTCTTAAATTAGATGCCGATTCCATCAGTTTCTCGCCGGTTTTAAATCGGGGAAAACCCGCTGTTGATCTCGGGTATGACCCGCCCGACCCGACTTTCTACGACCATCAAGACCTCAGCTACTCCGTCGGAAAACCTATTAAAAACTGGGACGAGAAGCGGAGAGATTGGCTTAAGCATCACCCTTCTTTTGCGCCCGGTGCGCGTGACCGGGTCGTTATGGTAACCGGGTCTCAGACTAAACCCTGTAAGAACCCGATTGGCGACCATTTTTTGTTACGgttctttaaaaataaagttgatTACTGTAGAATCCACGGCCACGATGTGTTCTACAACAACGTGTTATTACACCCGAAAATGACGAGTTTTTGGGCGAAGTATCCGGTGGTTAAAGCGGCGATGATCGCGCATCCCGAGGCTGAGTGGATCTGGTGGGTCGACTCGGACGCTTTATTCACCGACATGGAGTATAAACTCCCGTTACGCCGTTACGATCTCAAGAATCATAATTTAGTCGTCCACGGCTGGGCTAAGTTAATCTACGGCGCTAAAAGCTGGACGGCGTTAAACGCCGGAGTTTTCTT containing:
- the LOC126655919 gene encoding putative glycosyltransferase 7; protein product: MVSPENSKSKHASMAKTNSNKSCFSDSLIYLGGALLSFLLLWSLWSYTSPSLKLDADSISFSPVLNRGKPAVDLGYDPPDPTFYDHQDLSYSVGKPIKNWDEKRRDWLKHHPSFAPGARDRVVMVTGSQTKPCKNPIGDHFLLRFFKNKVDYCRIHGHDVFYNNVLLHPKMTSFWAKYPVVKAAMIAHPEAEWIWWVDSDALFTDMEYKLPLRRYDLKNHNLVVHGWAKLIYGAKSWTALNAGVFLIRNCQWSMDFMEKWANMGPMGAEYKKWGKIQRSIFKDKLFPESDDQTALIYMLYNDKSLTDRIYLEGEYYLEGYWVDIVDTYDNITGKYTEMEKADVKLRRRHAEKVTEQYGAFRERHLKGAGNGRGSWRRPFVTHFAGCQPCSGEYNKMYEGDKCWNGMVKALNFADNQVLRKYGFVHPDLLDSNSVVETPFDYPDEGPW